The Desulfuromonadales bacterium sequence AGGATCTTCCCGGCCAGCTCCGGACGCTGGACAAATGGCAAGCGGCCCTGGACGGACTGAAAAAAGAGTGCCTCTCCAGGCAGGAAGAGTTGACTCGCCTGCAGGAAAGCTACCGGCCGGAGCAGCACCAGGAAGCACGCCGGGAAAAGGAGGCCCTTGCTGCCGAAATCGTCAAGCTGCGCGAGCAGCTCGAGGCGCTGGGGCGGGACCGCAAGCGCCTCGAAGGCGACGTCGAGAATTTGCAGCGGGTCGGGCGGGAGATTGAGAGCAGGCTGGCCGAGAAGAAGTCGCTCGAAGAAAAAGAAAAACTGGTAAAATACTTGCGCAACCAGGTGTTCAAGAACGTTTCGGCCCAGCTCTCCGAACGCTTCCGCGAGGAGATCAGCCTGCGCGCCGACCGTATCTACCGCACCATTGCCGAGTCCGACGAGGAGCTTCTCTGGGGAGAGAATTACCAGATCGTCCTGCGCGACATGGCGGAGGGGGAGGTGCGCGAGCGCAGCGATGATCAGCTCTCCGGCGGCCAGACGATGAGCGCGGTGGTCGCCCTGCGGCTTGCCCTGCTGCAGACCATCGGCGCCCGCATCGCCTTCTTCGACGAACCGACCTCCAATCTCGACGC is a genomic window containing:
- a CDS encoding SMC family ATPase, which encodes DLPGQLRTLDKWQAALDGLKKECLSRQEELTRLQESYRPEQHQEARREKEALAAEIVKLREQLEALGRDRKRLEGDVENLQRVGREIESRLAEKKSLEEKEKLVKYLRNQVFKNVSAQLSERFREEISLRADRIYRTIAESDEELLWGENYQIVLRDMAEGEVRERSDDQLSGGQTMSAVVALRLALLQTIGARIAFFDEPTSNLDASRRENLAHAFRAIDVGREEVTEHWYDQLFLISHDVAFTEVTDQMICIGEQEGRRL